Genomic DNA from Lutibacter sp. A80:
TAGTTGTATTTATAGCAAGCTCATCTGCGTTATTGCCAAAACCTTCAAAATCATAATTATCCCAAATAAAAAATAGGATGGCAAAAAATACAGTTACAAGTGTGTAAATAGTTTTCCTATTTTTCACTTTTTAATGGTATTTCTTTAAAGTTTTCGGTTTTTGGTAAATCTTCTAGAATCTTAACAAATTCTGCAGGAGGAGTTGTTAGTCTTCGTTTATATAGGTCTATCCATGCTCCATAAACTTTTATTTCAGCAGAAAGTACCCCTTTTTGATTGAATATTTGGTGTTTAAAACGCCAACGTTCAATTCCTTTAGAAACACCTTCTAATTCCATTTTAACAGTAATGTTTTCGCCAATATGAATTTCTTTTAAAAAAGAAGTTTCTTCTTTAAATAAAATTGGACCAATATTTAGTTTGGCAAATTCGTTAATAGATAAACCGTGTTCTTGAAAGTAGCGAACTCTAACTTCAGCAGCATAATCGTTATATGCTGTATGTCTCATATGTCTGTTTGGGTCAAAATCTGACCATTTTGTATTAAAGGTAACTTCGAAATTCATGTACTATTTTTTTTTGAGAGTGCTAATTTAACAAAGTAAAAAATATGCTAAGAAATTTTTAGGTTCTTTTTTATAAAATTAGTTTTTATTTAACATTTTGTTTTTACTATACGTTACTCTATGTTTATAGTTAAATATGTTGAATTTTTTCTAAAAAATCTTTCCGTCTGGCTTTAGCAATAGGTAATTTATCGTTGTTATTTAAAATAACATAACCTTCATTTAAAAAATCGGACACATAATTTAAATTTATAAAATGAGATTTATGGATAGAAAAAAAGTTGTTTAGTTTAGGTGAATTTGAAAATTTACCAATGCTGTACGAGCTAAGTATAGATGAATTTTTAAGCACAATTTTGGTGTATCCATCAATACCTTCAAACCTAATAATTTCTGAAGTTTTAATAAAACTTAACCCTTTTTGTGTTGGAATTACAATGGTTGAGTTTCCGTTTGAAATTAGGTTTTCTAATAATTGTCTATTTTTTTCTAAAGCAGTTTTTTGTTCAATGTTTTTTATAGCATTGTTTATGGCATTTTTTAACTCATCATTATCAATAGGTTTAACTATATAGCCAATGGCGCAATGTTTTATGGCATCAATAGCGTATTGGTTATAAGCGGTTACAAAAATGATTTCGAAATTTGGATTTTCAATTTTAGAAAGTAAATCTAATCCGCTTAATACGGGCATTTCAATATCTAAAAATAACAATTGTGGGTGGTTATTATTAATTTCTTCTAATGCCAATTTTGGGTTTTGAAATTTATGCGTAATAGTTACTTGTGGAAAATATTTTTCAACTTTTAATGCTAAACTTTCCAGAGCATTTTTTTCATCATCAACAATTATAGCAGTTGTTTTATTCATTTTTTTTAAAAGTTAGTTTTACGCAAGTTCCACCATTATTTTCAATTTCGTAAATATTATAAGTTACAAACCACTCGTGTGATTGGTTTAGTAAATGTATGCGATCTTTAATAATATCGCTAGATTTAGAAATGTGAGTTTTTATAGATTGGTCTTTAATTTGTTTTGCTTTTTTTAATCCAATACCGTTATCTATAATTTCAACAGTATATTGATTAATTGCCTGATGTTTAAAATTTATTACAATAGTTCCTTTTCCTTCATTGTGAAATAAACCGTGGTTTACAGAGTTTTCTACAATAGGTTGTAAAAGCATTGAAGGAATTTTTTGATCGTTTAAATTAAGGCTTTTATCAATATTAAATTTATAATTAAACTCATCTCCAAAGCGCATTTTTTCAATTTCTAAATAGTTGTTTAATAATGAAATTTCTTGTTCTAGAGAAATAAATTTATCTCGTGAGAAATCGAAGAATTTTCTAATTAATCGTGAAAACCGAACCAAATATTTTTCAGATAATTCAATTTCATTTTTAGTAATATAGTATTGAATAGAATTGAGTGAATTAAACACAAAATGAGGGTTCATTTGCGAACGTAAGGCGTGTAATTCGTATTCAGCTAATTTTTTTTGAGCATTTATTTTATTCGTTTTTTTAGTAAGTTCTCGGTCTCTAATTTTAAATAAAATTAAAATTAAAGTTCCTAAAATAAGAAAGAAGATTAAAAATTTAGAGATAGTACGTTGATACCACAACGCTGTTATTTGAAAACTATAATTTTCTGAATAGTTGTTGGCTTTTACTTCTAAAGTGTAATTATTTGGTTCTAAATCAGTAAAATTAATGTTGTTAGAATTAGTAGTAATCCAATTTTTTTGAACTGGATGTAATTTGTATTGATATGTAAAATCTTTATTGTTTTCATTAAAATTTATACTAGCAATAGAAAACGTTGTATTGTTATCTTTTATGTATTTAAAAGTACGTTTATGGTTGTTTATTTTGCTACCGTTATAAGCTGCTTTTTCTATGTAAATTTTTAAAAATTGAGAAATGTTTTTTTGGTCTTTTGGCAGAATTACAACGCCATTGTTAGTGCTAATAAAAATTTTATTTTTATGTATTAATACGTCATTTATATTATTTGAAGGTAAACCGTTATTGGCATTTATAATGGTTTCTAATTTATAGTTAGTGTATCTGTAAACACCTTCATTAGTAGCTAACCAAAGCTGATTTTTTTCTACAAAAGCATTTTCAACAATTAAAAAATCAGAATTTGGTAAACGATTTATTGTTTTTAAGTCGGTAATAAAACTTCCAAAGCCATCAGTATTTAATAAAAGGAGTTTTTCTGAAATATTGTTGATAGATAAAATAGATTTTTCAAAGGCTTGATTGGTGAAATTTATGCTCTTAATGGTGTCGTTTTTAAATTCTTTTAATCCATTATTGGTGGCTATCAATAATCGGTTTTTGAATTTAATAAGGAAATTACAACCCGATTGGTAGAATTCTTTTTCAATTTCTAAAGTTGAGGCGTTAATTCTATTTAATCCGAAGGGGAAAAGACCGTATAAATTATTTTTAAAATATACGATATTATAGGATAATGGATTGGTAATTAGCCTAGTATTTCTATAGTCAATAGTTTTTAAAACATTATTTTTTAGAGTGCTAATAGTAAATTTTGAAGGGAAAAAAGAAGTGTTTAACTCTTTAATTTCCGTTGGTTTATAAGGGTAGTCTTCTATTTTTAAAAATTGTTCGAAACTATTTATTTTAGAATTAAATTTATAAAAACCTTTATTATAAATATTGGTATAAAGGTCGTTATTTATAATGCTAAATTTACCCGTATTTAGATTATTTAAATATGTTATATTTCTTTTAACATAGGGTAATTTATAAATTCCATTAGAAAAAGTAGCGAGCCAAATAGTATTTGTTTTATCTACAATTGCAAAATGGGAGTCTATGTGCTTAGGAAACAAATAAGCATCTTTTATATGTAGCTCTTTGTCTAAAAAACCTACAAAACCAGTTCCAGAGATTTGAATTTTATTATTAATTATATTTATTCTAGCATGTTTTGCCTTTTCTAAACCTTTTTCATCTTTAAAGGTTGAAAACCTTAGTTTTAAGGTGTTTAAATTAAGGATTAGATAATCATTTTCAGTAACCCAACAATAAAGAGAATCATTTAATTGCTTTCTTCTTGCTAATACGTTTATATAAGGTTTATAAGTGAGTTTTTTTATTACTGAATTTTTATGATCAATTATTTTTAGGGTATCTTGAAGTTTTGTAAGGTTTAAATACTTTACACTAGGATGCTTAATATTTATTCGATCTCTAGACCCTATATTATTCAGAATAATTTCCCATTTATTGTTTTTCAATGCAAAAGTTTTGGTTGGTCCGGTGGGATATATCTTTTCTCCAATTTGACTAGAAAAAATAGGATTCATAATTTCTCCTTCATTTTTAGTTGGAAAAGAAAATACACTATCGTTTTCTATATATCCTAACTCTGTAGTTTTTGTTATGTACCACACTTTAGAATCGGGTGTTGTAAATGCATCCCAAACATCATTTTTTGGAAGTCCATTTTTAGTTGTAAAGTTTTTAAATTCACTACCGTTATATCTAACCATTCCTTTATCGGTTAAAAACCATAGAAATCCTTTTGTGTCTTGCCGGATAGTATAAATGTGATTACTTGGTAAACCATCTTTAATAGAATAATTGGTAAACTGTTGCGCAAAAGAAAAACTCCACATAACTAAAGTGAAAATTATAGTAATATGGAGTTTAAGATTTTTCAATAGGTTTGGTAAAATAGTTTTAAGATTTAAATATACTATTAAATCAGTTATAATTGTATGTTCTTAAGTTGTTAATAAAGCTTAGGTTTAAATTATTTCATCAATAAGACCATCACAATCGTTGTCAATACCATCTTTTATTTCTTTTGTAAAAGGATGTACTTTAGCATTGTTATCATCACAATCTAGGTTGTTGGTTACACCATCATCTGTAGCTGCAAAATTTTGAGATCCGTAACCATCTCCATCTTCATCTATATAGTATTCAACAATATCAATTTCACCATCGCAATTATCATCTATATCATTTCCTCTAATTTCATCTGCTTTTGGGTTTACACTTGCATTGTTATCATCACAATCACCAGCAAACCAAGAATAACCATTTGGGGCATTATCGTCAAAATTGTCAACTTCAATAACCACCGGATTATCTGGGTTTCCAAAACCGTCTTCATCTTTATCTACATAAAAAGTAATTGCTATTTGTCCATTACAATCTTCATCAATTAGGTTGTCAGGTATTTCTGTTGCTCCTGGATATACATCGGCATTTGTGTCATCACAATCAGTGTAATTTTCAACATAACCATCTGGGATAGGGTCGCTAACTTGAAATGCAGTTGAATTTGCTGTAGAATCTCCAAAGCTATCATTATCATTGTCTGGATAATAGTAAGCAAAGCCATCATTACATGCAGGCCCAATTATAAATACAGCTATTAAAAGTAATGTTACGGGAATGCC
This window encodes:
- a CDS encoding LytTR family DNA-binding domain-containing protein: MNKTTAIIVDDEKNALESLALKVEKYFPQVTITHKFQNPKLALEEINNNHPQLLFLDIEMPVLSGLDLLSKIENPNFEIIFVTAYNQYAIDAIKHCAIGYIVKPIDNDELKNAINNAIKNIEQKTALEKNRQLLENLISNGNSTIVIPTQKGLSFIKTSEIIRFEGIDGYTKIVLKNSSILSSYSIGKFSNSPKLNNFFSIHKSHFINLNYVSDFLNEGYVILNNNDKLPIAKARRKDFLEKIQHI
- a CDS encoding thioesterase family protein, with protein sequence MNFEVTFNTKWSDFDPNRHMRHTAYNDYAAEVRVRYFQEHGLSINEFAKLNIGPILFKEETSFLKEIHIGENITVKMELEGVSKGIERWRFKHQIFNQKGVLSAEIKVYGAWIDLYKRRLTTPPAEFVKILEDLPKTENFKEIPLKSEK
- a CDS encoding histidine kinase; its protein translation is MKNLKLHITIIFTLVMWSFSFAQQFTNYSIKDGLPSNHIYTIRQDTKGFLWFLTDKGMVRYNGSEFKNFTTKNGLPKNDVWDAFTTPDSKVWYITKTTELGYIENDSVFSFPTKNEGEIMNPIFSSQIGEKIYPTGPTKTFALKNNKWEIILNNIGSRDRINIKHPSVKYLNLTKLQDTLKIIDHKNSVIKKLTYKPYINVLARRKQLNDSLYCWVTENDYLILNLNTLKLRFSTFKDEKGLEKAKHARINIINNKIQISGTGFVGFLDKELHIKDAYLFPKHIDSHFAIVDKTNTIWLATFSNGIYKLPYVKRNITYLNNLNTGKFSIINNDLYTNIYNKGFYKFNSKINSFEQFLKIEDYPYKPTEIKELNTSFFPSKFTISTLKNNVLKTIDYRNTRLITNPLSYNIVYFKNNLYGLFPFGLNRINASTLEIEKEFYQSGCNFLIKFKNRLLIATNNGLKEFKNDTIKSINFTNQAFEKSILSINNISEKLLLLNTDGFGSFITDLKTINRLPNSDFLIVENAFVEKNQLWLATNEGVYRYTNYKLETIINANNGLPSNNINDVLIHKNKIFISTNNGVVILPKDQKNISQFLKIYIEKAAYNGSKINNHKRTFKYIKDNNTTFSIASINFNENNKDFTYQYKLHPVQKNWITTNSNNINFTDLEPNNYTLEVKANNYSENYSFQITALWYQRTISKFLIFFLILGTLILILFKIRDRELTKKTNKINAQKKLAEYELHALRSQMNPHFVFNSLNSIQYYITKNEIELSEKYLVRFSRLIRKFFDFSRDKFISLEQEISLLNNYLEIEKMRFGDEFNYKFNIDKSLNLNDQKIPSMLLQPIVENSVNHGLFHNEGKGTIVINFKHQAINQYTVEIIDNGIGLKKAKQIKDQSIKTHISKSSDIIKDRIHLLNQSHEWFVTYNIYEIENNGGTCVKLTFKKNE
- a CDS encoding putative metal-binding motif-containing protein — translated: MKKLILKIGIPVTLLLIAVFIIGPACNDGFAYYYPDNDNDSFGDSTANSTAFQVSDPIPDGYVENYTDCDDTNADVYPGATEIPDNLIDEDCNGQIAITFYVDKDEDGFGNPDNPVVIEVDNFDDNAPNGYSWFAGDCDDNNASVNPKADEIRGNDIDDNCDGEIDIVEYYIDEDGDGYGSQNFAATDDGVTNNLDCDDNNAKVHPFTKEIKDGIDNDCDGLIDEII